A window from Malassezia restricta chromosome I, complete sequence encodes these proteins:
- a CDS encoding diphthine-ammonia ligase produces MKIVGLLSGGKDSCFNLCHCVLNGHEIVALATLAPPQGKDEIDSYMYQTVGHDAVHAIATALDVPLYRAEIRGTALNQGAVYGERDPTKECVSSLEDETEDLYRLLLRVKEKHPDIEGVSVGAILSNYQRVRVEHVCCRPDLRLASLAYLWKRDQSELLHEMNQAGMEVLMIKAAGIGLTQHDLGRPLTVLTPKLEELHRLYGAHVCGEGGEYETLCVDSPLFKRKISVDEKETVIHSDAAFASVSYLRILRTSFSDKENYGPAVVSERLKTPPLLDDTGEVFLETLRTHPCQRKQAFPLETYTTWKPTMSVSQKGPWITATEISAEDLCQADFEEEARCAFRRLHNALQEYGFNRTDITHVNVYLASQAYFAPLNQVYQHEFGAAPPSRVCVALPNASSSVRIKLDAVACRSSSTQERRSMHVQSCSYWAPACIGPYSQAVCDHGRMFMAGQIGMVPSTLEVPQDVSTQLALSLQNQHRVSAIRSEWSRYGWSEGGLCWLSPPNNMDLASCMNALWQYPSPMLFVHLPPESLPKKALCEWQLTERTCDDETEPCTKTASFVSHGVSCTFRVCASESLSSGAAIITPTRRDHENSELASDLAHLLCGAIHLKLIHDAQHQPDAALALLQKVTTQRLPPITLIPALHWHMPGIQSSHDPSSSCALVWL; encoded by the coding sequence ATGAAGATCGTGGGCTTGTTGTCCGGCGGCAAAGATAGCTGTTTCAATCTGTGCCATTGCGTCTTGAATGGGCACGAAATTGTTGCTCTGGCCACATTAGCACCTCCTCAAGGAAAAGATGAAATTGACTCCTACATGTATCAAACAGTGGGCCACGATGCTGTCCACGCGATTGCAACTGCATTGGACGTGCCTTTGTACCGCGCCGAAATCCGCGGCACGGCCTTGAATCAGGGTGCTGTGTATGGAGAACGAGACCCAACGAAAGAATGCGTTAGCTCATTGGAGGACGAAACAGAGGACTTATACCGACTACTGTTGCGCGTCAAGGAAAAGCACCCAGATATTGAAGGGGTTAGTGTGGGTGCGATTCTCTCCAATTACCAGCGCGTCcgtgtcgagcatgtcTGTTGCAGACCTGATCTTCGCCTCGCATCTCTCGCTTATCTCTGGAAGCGTGACCAGAGCGAACTCTTGCATGAAATGAATCAAGCAGGTATGGAGGTGCTCATGATCAAGGCAGCTGGCATCGGTTTGACACAACACGATCTGGGTCGTCCGCTGACTGTCCTCACACCGAAGCTTGAAGAGCTTCATCGTTTGTACGGTGCTCATGTCTGCGGTGAAGGCGGTGAATATGAGACACTGTGTGTAGACTCACCCCTGTTCAAGCGAAAGATTTCTGTGGACGAAAAAGAAACGGTCATTCACAGTGATGCTGCATTTGCTAGCGTAAGTTATCTTCGCATCCTTCGTACAAGTTTTTCGGATAAGGAGAACTATGGACCTGCCGTCGTCTCGGAGCGCTTGAAAACGCCTCCTTTGTTAGATGATACAGGAGAGGTATTCCTGGAAACGCTACGCACGCATCCATGCCAACGGAAGCAAGCCTTTCCATTAGAAACCTATACTACATGGAAACCTACCATGTCAGTGTCCCAAAAAGGCCCATGGATCACCGCAACGGAAATATCAGCAGAAGATCTGTGCCAAGCTGACTTTGAAGAAGAAGCACGTTGTGCCTTCCGCCGCCTTCACAACGCACTGCAAGAATATGGCTTCAACCGAACTGACATTACGCATGTGAACGTGTATCTGGCTTCCCAAGCATACTTTGCGCCCTTGAACCAAGTGTACCAACATGAATTTGGAGCTGCCCCCCCATCTCGCGTCTGCGTGGCCTTGCCAAATGCCTCGTCCTCCGTTCGCATAAAGTTGGATGCAGTGGCATGTCGCTCATCTTCCACACAAGAGCGTCGCTCCATGCATGTACAGAGCTGCAGCTATTGGGCTCCGGCTTGCATCGGTCCATACTCACAGGCCGTATGCGACCATGGTCGCATGTTCATGGCTGGGCAAATCGGTATGGTGCCTTCGACGCTGGAAGTGCCCCAAGATGTTTCTACTCAACTCGCTCTCTCCCTTCAAAATCAACATCGAGTCTCGGCTATTCGGTCCGAATGGAGTCGCTATGGCTGGTCGGAAGGCGGTCTATGCTGGCTCTCTCCGCCCAATAATATGGACTTGGCCTCTTGCATGAACGCTCTGTGGCAGTATCCAAGTCCGATGCTGTTTGTACATCTCCCGCCTGAGAGTTTACCCAAAAAAGCCCTTTGCGAATGGCAACTGACAGAGCGAACGTGTGACGACGAAACAGAGCCATGCACCAAAACAGCATCGTTTGTGTCGCATGGTGTGTCGTGCACATTCCGTGTATGCGCCTCTGAGTCGCTTTCGTCTGGTGCAGCTATTATCACTCCTACGCGGCGTGACCATGAAAATTCAGAGCTCGCCTCCGATCTCGCTCATCTTCTCTGTGGTGCCATTCACCTCAAACTCATACATGACGCACAGCATCAACCTGATGCTGCCCTCGCTCTTCTGCAAAAAGTGACCACCCAACGATTGCCCCCCATCACACTCATACCTGCTCTTCACTGGCATATGCCTGGGATTCAGAGTTCTCACGACCCCTCTTCATCATGTGCATTAGTTTGGTTGTAA